The Salarias fasciatus chromosome 12, fSalaFa1.1, whole genome shotgun sequence DNA segment ATGTTGATAgtaggaaataaaaaaagaccttCTTGCCTGTCttgtgtgctgcagctgctggagaagcaCAGGAGCATGGACAGcatggtggagctgctggagctgtatGAGGAAGAGGACCAGGCCTACGGAGGTCTGCTGGAAGCCTCCACACAGCTGTACCAGTACCTGCTGCAGCCCTTCAGAGACATGAGGGAGCTGGCGATGCTGCGCAGACAGCAGATCAAGGTAACTGTTCGCACCTCACTAGACAGACATCCTTGGAATGGAAAATATTTGTCGGCAAAAATTCTCTCAGACTGATATTTTGTGAACCTTTGAGTCACACTATCCTACTAAGTACACATGCATGTGGATGACCTCTGTAAATGCATTGTTTCTTGTTGGTGTTTATATGTTCATCTGTGAAATTGCTGGCAGagattcagtgtgtttctggatTTGTCTCCAGGCACAGACGCTGAAGGTCATAAAACACAACTGGCGGTCACACCAAGTCCTCATGTGTCTTAAAATAGACGCTGCTCTGCGTGTATCGCacattgtgtttgtgcatgtctgACTGCACTGTACAGTATAATGAAAGGAAAGTTATCTTGTATATTATGATTGAAAAAGGGAGATGCATTCAAAAGGAGGAGGGGATCtggtgaatgaatggatgatagAAAAGCTTTGTACAGTCTTTGCTGTGCTGTTGGTGGACTTAGACATAGATAGGTGTTGTTGacactgaaaacaggaagctcAGAGGTCTAGAGATGGAAATAAGGACTCTAGTTTAGGTgtagctgaaaagaaaaatcacctTTCCTCTGTGGATCTCATGTCAGcgttgcttgtttttccattcaTATCAGAACCAAGTCAGATAAGTTGCTGTCGCTCTtcctttgtgtctctgctgctacACACTCTCTGGTTTTCACTGCAGTGCGTTAGGAACACTCACAAAACATGTCAGCACAAGGCCACTCCGAGAGGAAGTCTTAGAACAAACAAAACTCAGGTCCCACCGAGATTTGAACTCGGATCGCTGgattcagagtccagagtgctAACCATTACACCATGGAACCTCCCATGAGTGCAGGAGGCCGCGAGCGAAGGTTAGACTTAAACTTCCGGGTCTATTAATAGCTCCAGCACAGCGTGGTCTtctgtagctcctccctggGAATTTCTCTGGTGCCTGTTTGCAGGCCCAGTCTGTAGGTTATTATTTATATGTATTATTTTCATAATCTTTGGCCATAAATtgatactgttttaacagttTGACAGAATATTAAGCTGGTTGCCCAAAGATGTAGTTTTGATTGTCATGTGTTATTTGTTTCTTGGACATATTGTCAGGTTTCATCCACTATTTAGACAAAAATACTGACACAGAGCGTAGTTCATGAACATTTTTGTCCAAGAGAAAGTTTTTTAATGAGATCTTTGAAATAATGTTGCAATAAAAGGATGTTTTTCCTTTATAGGAAAAAGAAAGCTTACCTGACAGGTTTCTTTGACTGTGAAGTATTAGGGTTTAGAAAAAGGCTAAATCTGGAAATATGAGTGTACGGTCATTAGGATGAGTGTACCTCACAAAATCCacagtttgcacattttctaaaagtagcATTAGACTCTGACAtctttagtttattttcatttttcatcatgaAAATTTGATTCGTTCTTCAAGGTTCATACAACATTTGAAGTCCACCATCGTAAACCACAACAGTAAAACTTACTGTGAATGGCATCAGTTGTTTTGAAACATCAATTTCTGCCTATACCAACTATAGAATCCcgaaaaaaatagattttttttttcatgaaaaggAATTCCGTTAAGACAAcaaagtgaaaggaaaaaagagataTTCATACATTTGTAATACCGTATGTGGAAAGAAGAACTTGTGGAGAAATAATTGTGGTGTTGAATGACCaataattttcttttatttcaataATGCTGCTCTCATTTAGTTTgggcagagaaaaaaatgttgatagcAATTGGCAAAATTATTAAGATAATCTCGATACATGGAGTGTAATTACAATCATAAACCCCACATCTGTATTTCAGTTGACATGTTGAtacggagctgctggaggtcgaTAATGTAAGAGGACAAGAGGAGAACTccacagtttttatttaaagttCACAAATAAGTGCATGTGCGATCAATATAAGGATGTGGACGGAGgtaaaaacaaaggagaaagcAATTTGCTCAGTTCAGACTCAGACTTCAGGAAGTTGCAGAGGCTACTAATACTGGTGCATTGCTGAAGAGtgcagctgagctgcagcaagGTTACTTGGGGTCAAACGAGTGCGGTGCAGCTCTGTAGCACTGCTGTGATGGGCTGTTGGCAGTTTTCTGGATACTGcatttgtaattttcttttttgttttatttgatatttagttttttgttgttgtttttttccttctttccctcaaatgcatgtggTGGTTTggctaaaatattaaaaacattttctttaataaatTACATTGCAGCGCAACAATTTTGCAAAATGGAATTCAGAAAATATCATGCAATTAAATTGTAtgaactttttcattttctgccgctttatccctttcggggtcgcgggtggctggagccaatcccagctgctgtgggcgaaggcggggtacaccctggacagttcgccagtctgtcgcagggctgacatatatagacaaacaaccattcactcacacattcatacctaggggcaattttagggtgatcaattaacctaccatacatgtttttggaccgtgggaggaagccggagtacccggagggaacccacgcacacacagggagaacatgcaaactccacacagaaaggccccgagccccgtcCAGCATTTggacccaggaccttcttgctgtgaggcaagagcgctaaccactgcgccaccatGCGGCATTATTCATGAAATATGTCAGTATGAACTTTCTTGGGAAAACTGTATTTAATCACCTTCCCAAAAGTGGAACTGATGACTGAGCTGCTGAACTGGATTGCATTAGATTGTACCTAAAGTAACATACCAGTGTTtgcatttcttgtttttataaGACAGATTTTAATTGATTCTTCATTCATGTTGAACTCAAAGAAGAATAAAAGCTTCTTTTAAGTTAGTTTTAGAATGGAGGACACATGTGTGACAAACCTGCTGTAATGCAACTAAGGAGGAGAATTTTGGGAGGACCTGATGTTGCTTCTGTGTGCATTAGTGTCAGTttctaatttgttttttttcctgcatgaaGCTGTTTTTCTCTGCCATTGATTCTACGTGACCTTATTTCCCTGCACTGATTGACTCAGATGTTGAGGACAAACACCGTATGCCTCTTTTTAGCGGTAAACTTACCCATTTTTGCCACTAAGTGGCAGTAATGTGTGACATTTTACTGCTGCAACTACTCTGTGAATTTCAAATCGGTGAGcagcagtgttgttttgtttcctttggCTGTTATGAGTGCCTGTAGCTCGGTGCAGACgtacttttttatttcatttgattaCTCATTTAGTGTATCCcgcatgtatgtgtgtattaACTGCAAATAACTTTCtctgataataataaaatataattcatattttactttttaaataaatccatCAATCGGATCTGTTGATCAATGTTCATTCTCATGTTGCAGATTTCTATGGACAATGACTATCTGGGCCCGAGGCGGATTGAAGCTCTGAAGAAGGAGGACTCGGACTGGCAGAAGAAAGCTCAGGACGCCGTCCTCAACATCCAGGAGTTCACCGTTAAATACTTTGAGATCACTGCCAAAGCCCAGAAAGGTGCCCAGCATCCCGTCACAGTCACTGGCAATATCGAGTCTGTGCTCAGCAGCAGAAGACTGACTCCGAataattgcacacacacacagtcacacacacacactggcatggCATTGATCTGTGTGTGGATTTAGATGAGTGGATCAGTGCAGACGGCCCTGCTCTAACGGGGACAGGAAGAAACAAGGACAACCTATTGATCGAACAGCTCTTTCCTGCAGActgtctgtgctgctgctccacagcgCGCCCCTGCTTATCCTAGTTTTTTAATCCTCCCTGATTGGTTCAATTATTATCTGATATTATCTGATTGGATTAAATAGTTGCAATgcccacttgtgaccaatagGTGTCTCCCTTTGTATTCCCACTGAAAAAACATTTGCCTATGTGAGGCTTCTGTTATCAAAGGACAGGAAATAGTGGGTAACGACCCACTCATTCTCAGTGGAGACAACTGAACATGAACGCACGTCTCGTTTATCTGTGTGGAAGTCTCCGTCATGCATCTGAACAGtgacttttgtttgtgtgtgtgtgtgtgtaggggtgtATGAGCGTATGAAAGTTGACCAGCGTAAATTCGGCAAATCGTCGTGGACGGCGGCGGTGGAGCGCATGGAGAGACTGCGCTACTCTGTCGCCAAGGAAACGCTTCAGCTGCAAAGAGCCAGAGAGATCTGtctggagcagaggaaacacacactcagagaggaGGTCTGGCACTCAGCGCCGCAgggtcacacgcacacacacctgaataCAGGCGCGGCTTGTTTTCGTTACAGATGTTGCCGATTTATCTCCACAGATGCAGAGTCTGTGCAGCGGTGAGGATGCCATGGCACTCTTAGATCACATGGAGACGCAGTACTAcgagctccagctccagctgtaCGACATCCAGGCTGAGATACTGCAGTGTGAGGAGCTTCTCCTCACCGCTCAGCTGGACAGCATTCGCCGACAGATGACAGGTATTTTCGCAAAATTTACTTACTGCGTTGTTTGAACAACATTAAGTtatttatattaaaacaaactgctggaaactgtgtgtgttcatggagtGACTTGATGCCGTACTGAGGCCCCACCAGCACAGACATTGGGAGGAAGTTGATAAATATATAGACATCTAGACGCAAAAGCCAAAGTTTGAGGCACATTTCAAGCATTCTCAGCACAGCTGTCCTTGAGGACAACTTTTCGGTGCTCTCTCCAGCTCTGGTATTTATGCGTGTGTGCTTTCAGAGCGTCAGGATGAGGTGGTGTACTATGATACCTTTGAAAGTGCAGATGATATAACAGGGGATGatactgcagagagagaggagctgcgcAGACTTCAGGTCAGCACCCGACAGCTGGAGGCGCGACGAGGGCGCATCACTGCCAAGCGGTCCTATCTGAGGAACAAGAGGGTGCGTGCGCCTCGCTCaccttcattttcattcatttggagTTCATCACTGCTACTGTGAGCTGTTTTTGAAGGGGAGagtgtattttatgttttaaataaagactGAGGTCAGTAAATCTGTAATGATGTTAGGGTCCTCCGATTGTGttcagtgttgatttttttgttgtgtctCCCCTTTTTGTAGGAGATTTGTGTATCCAATCACACCCAGAAACAGCAGAGGCGTCAAGCCAGGGACTCCATATCCCACCAAGTCTTACAGGTGCAAGATTTTCTAATGCATCTCACATATATATTACACTCCTTAGTCCAATTCTGATTCATGTGAAAGCTCTCGAATGCCAAGACACGATGTATCCACGACGGACTGCTGacatgttcagtgtgttcggATGTGATCTGCTCCTCGCAGCCCTCAGTCGGACTAGCTGATAATATCATTAACTCTCTCCTACTGCAAACGCCTACATTTTCCAGCTGaaaaatgaagaggaagaagatgaggaaagaaggagcagcagagtgagtcAAGAAAGGCAGAGAACTCTGGACAGACTTCGAACTTTCAAACAGGTCGGAGTCCTCTAATGTCTTATTGGCCTAAAGTTTCTCCGCATAGTTAATCATTTTTTTACAGACGGTTTTGCAtcactgtgtgtttctccagCGATACCCGGGCCAGGTGATTCTGAAGTCCACTCGACTTCGTGCGGCTCACACGCGAAGGCGAGAGCGAGGCAGAGGCATGGAGATGAGTGGCGTGAGCGAGAGGGACGAGCCCGTGGACTCGGTCTGCGTCCAGACGCAGAGCCAGCCGCTGTGCCTGAGCACCAGCGTGCAGACGGACCCCAGCCCCGGCTCCACACTCACCACCCAGCCCGTCACCACCCTCACCGTCTCGCTGCCCCCGCTGCCCGTTCCCAGCCCCGCAGACTCCTCCTGCTCGCCCTGCTCCTTGTCCTCGCTGTTGGTGTCTCccatttcccctcctcctcccccaccgcCTCCGCCGCCCCTGCCAGCGAAGGAGGAGCTGTCTCCCTCCGGGAGCCCCGGACGACACGGACAGCAGGTCGAGGGGAAAGGTGCGGGAGAGGAGCTCGCTCTGTCGCCACTCGGCCCTTTCATCCCTCGCTTCTTTGACAGCAGCCAACTGGTGAGCGCCCGCAAGAAGCTGAGGAAGACTCCAGAGTTTGACACCCACAGCAGAAAAGGTACCGGGACCACGAAGCGCCGCTGTTTCACCACCGCCACGCTCTACTCTCAGTAGCCAGTCACGATCTGTCTTCCTCCGCAGTGAGTTCGCCCATGGACGAAGTGCTGGCCTCTCTGAAGAGAGGCAGCTTCCACCTGAGGAAGGTCGACCAGCGATCCCTGCCTCCCACCAAGGGCGACGACGATCCCAACAGCATCCTGGCGCAGATTCGCAAGGGAGTCAAACTGCGGCGGGTCCCTCGTAAAGAGAGGAAAGACCTGGGCGAGCTCCCCGCCTCCACCGACCCGCTGACCAGGAGCATCCACGAGGCGCTGCGCCGCATCAAGGAGGCCTCGCCGGATTCCGATTCAGACGACGACGGGCTCGCCGGTCACGACTGGGAGAGCTAGGGGTTCAAGACTTACCatgacacacacgcacccacacacacacacacactcgtatgACGCACTGTACTGCGCTGTAGTGTGAACACCCGACACACTCAGTTCCTCACTCATTCAAGCTCACACAGCCTGGTCACACATGTACCAAGTGACGAGGACAAGGCCGGAGTTGTTCCGGTTATCAGCCGCTCACTGAATACTCCAAAGGTCAATCtgttcacattttttcacaCTACATTCAAAATCATGCAGgactttgtttgtgtttttactccTTCTGTATGTCACTGTGATCGTATCCCTGTACTAACGGCCatgttggattttatttttatcgaGCGTACTGTGGAAAAGCTCTGCACAAAACATTTCTCTGCGACACACTGCACTGACACTGACTGGTGAAGCGGAGAGCCGGATGTGGAAAGTTATTCTAGCCAAGAGGTGTGTGATCTTTTCACTTCACGGCAGTGTTACAAATGAGAAGCTGTTACTGCGATATGAATATCTCATGAGCGCGGCGAGAACTCTCATGAACATGTGGGAGACGGGAAGTGAAGGATTACATCAATATTTAAAGTGGGATCACTGGATTCACTGCCAGATTGTAAACCACTACATCATCTCTCCCCaaacttctttttgtttttaatcagtcGCGTCTGCTGGGCCAACCTGACTGCGCCACACATCTGATTCCTTCTCGTTTTGCCTGGGTTTGGTCGTGTCAGACCGAATGAGGACCCCTGCTTGTTGAATCAGACAAACACGTTAAATCCTCCAGTCTGCGAAATCAGATTTGTGCCCTTCCCCCACGTTTGTCCTCTTCCggccttcacctcctcctgctctcaccCCCTCACCGGGTGAGTGAATATGTATCGACCCATCTGTTCGACCGCGGCATATGGCGAGGATGGAGAGCCACGGCAGCGTGGAGTGGCTTCATCATTAGTGGAAACATCTAACAAGGCCGCTAATCTCAACCCGgccgagcagaggaggagaggatttAGACGTTTTCTTCTTAGCAGAGTTCTGTCACGGCCTTCACAGTGTGGGCAGATCTGGTTGGTGATTCCCAAACTTTGTACGTGGGATAGTCATGACCGAGCCGTGAAGCCGGTCACGCTTGTTTGAATGATGGATGGTCTGTGGGAGGCTATATTCTCTCCACGCCGCGGGGAGTCCGTGTGGGCTGCGGAGCAGCCGGTCGTGATTGATGCGCTTTCTCTTGCCGTCTTTTTCGCCTTCTCTCATCCCCTTTTATTGCGTCTTCTCTAATTTCTTTCTCCGCTCTCAGTGGGCTGAAGCGCACAGCGGGAGGTCTGTTACTCACCGTGATGGGAGGAAAACGTGCTAACACAAACTTGCTCACTAAATTCACATCGTCATCTTCAGAAACCTTTCAcagtcatgttttttgttttatatttgtttttttcctgaaatgattTAAGCAATTTATCAAAGTTTCGACTTCTGTTGAAGGATATATCTGTAGAAATCCAGTAAGTTTAAAGCACTGAACAACTTTTGGAATTGGACCTAAGTAAGCGTGATGGAAAGACGGCGTGAGGCGACCAGTCGGATGCTGAGCAGCACAggaattcacacaaacacagcttgAAGCTAaaagactgatgaactgaacaCTCGAGTGAACAAAGAGCCTCAGCATGCGCCGTCTTCACCGGATTTGATGCAAagtgttgtgcttttttttgtcgTCGGCTTGTTTCGATAGCCGTTTACAGATTACTGTAGAAAGAGCAGGCACAGGAGTTTATGTCACAGCTTGAAAATCGCCTAGTACCGAAGAGGGTTGATCAGTGTCCGGGCAGAGCAAACCCCAGGGCCGGTTCACGTCTGCTGTCACCGTCAGCACAATGTTCTTCCATGGTAACCCTCGTCATGTAGCATGAGCTCTAACCCCGACTTCGACCTTTAGCATCACTCAGACCTCACCTTTGCCTGTTACTTCATGTCACCTTAACCGAGCAGGACGGATCTCCCCAataatgttgaatttttttgttgCACCCCGGAAACAAGAGTATACTTTTGAATCCACTCTTTCTAACCTGTCATTTTATCTTTTCATAATAAACTTACCACAATTTGTTTCTcatcaaaatgtaattttgCACTGCGTTTCATTTGCTTTGCTTGCGTCTTGTTTTCCCAAAGCGTGTCAAGCCAAATCTGTGTGTGATGCACCTGCTTTAGAGCATTTCCTGTTACAGATttttgccacacacacacaaagagtgactctccgtctctctgtcgaTTTGACTACCATTCACTGACTTTAAAAGTGCAATATACAAAtataaacaagaaaaagaaatagtCTCATAAAAGATGAGTTTCCACTGATTCCTAAAACTATGGATTCACTCAACATCACAGGTACTTttacatgttagtggactgaAAACTTGTTGAAAGAATTCTTGTTTGCCTTTCGAACCAGCCGGTctcattcattcagttgtttttttcgttggttgtatttttttgcttttgttgtttttttttttttttaattcacaacCTTGCCCTTTGCATTTGAATAAAACCTTGTGAAGCAAAATTTAAAATTGTCTGCTGAATTATTATAGTTGATCATTtacttttgaataaaaaaataccaggaaaaaaaaaaatccatgcacAGACATTGAATTCTGCTccttgaagtgtgtgtgtgtgtgtgtgtgtgtgtgtgtgtgtgtgtgtgtgtgtgtgtgtgtgtgtgtgtgtgtgtgtgtgtgtgagcgtgcatgcgtgtgtgtcaCCAGTCTGCAGACATCATTCAGCCTGAGGTACCTCTTTAATATCATGAGTTCAAAATTACTTTAAATAGTCAAAAATATTGCCAGTCTTTTCATACCTCtaaatacaataataataataataatacctaCATTTAAATACCATAAATTACAAAACAGGAGAATGAAAAGCTTCTTATCCACTACTGTACAAAGGCATTCATTAACAATAGCAGTAATATTAAGGTACTCCATCTCTGTCATTCGACTGTCAAAGTTAAACCGGAAAGAAAACAAACGCTAACTTTTCCCTTTACATGGGTCTTATTCCAGTGTATTAACCTGTTCACTTCACTAAAGAAACATAATTCAGTACATAATTACGCTGTGCTAATAGTAACTGCAACTCTGTTGACATGTAATGACAGTGCAAACAGGGCGATCAAATATACAATAAGATGCACCTCAGAAAGATTTTTgtagaaatatgaaaataagaaaatttAAGATGCAGTTTGGGATTTTTACCAGTATAAGATAGGCTTTAtacaatgaaaaatatatatatatattatttttttttggtacagATTGGGTAACAATATGCGTTTAAGCAGAGTTTTATTATTCATCTACCTACAAACTATATACTCATGGGTTAATACACGACAATAAGCCAATGCAGGGTGTtaaccattcattcatttacattGCAGTCATGAGTAAAAAGTCGCCATGTACATTTTTTATAATTATATCATTAGTATTATAtcctgtgtaaaaaaaaaaaagaagaaagaaaggaaagaaaaaaaaaataagaatagaAACTGAGTACAGTTCTGGATTCACCTGTGAGGAGTGAAAAATCTGCGGCCAGCTTCACTGAGGGTGGAGATTTACCGACGCCAAGATGACTCTCTGTAAGCCCTTCGCGATGCACTACTTCGACCAGACGGGGCTGCCACACAGTTTTGCGGTCACAGTAGTACACTTTCTGTtggacggggggggggtggatgtgGAGGCGGGGGGGATCAGCTTAAAGTTGCATTTGACCTAACTGTAGGAGTCCACTGAGTAAGAGTACCTGATAGAGTTAGTAGAGGTGTCATAGATCCTGTCGGGTATtgctcagtgtgtgtatgtatgtgtgtgtctatgtgtgtgtgtgtgtgtgtgtaggtgtgtgtgcgtgcgtgcgcaggCCTTGTCGTCCAAACCTTTCTTTTCCCGTTTACAGTACAaaaacgcacgcacgcacgcaccttAGAAACAAACGTGTTCGCTAACGTGCACTCTGAAGGCAAACTTTACGTCAAAGGCCGGGTGTCTTTcaggaacacacaccacactgagTTTGGCAGGAAGACAGGTCGGTCGTCTGTGGCGATGGAAGCAGTCTGGATACAGGAGTTACGTCTAACACTACGCGGGCACCTCTAAACTGTGGTCATCTCCCATATCGGCTGTGGATGAACGGAGGTCTTGCCGATTCCCAGCAGCCGTGTGTATCCAGGCCGAGGTGCGTCAGTGCTGTCCAGGGCCACATCCTCTAATTCTCTGTACCCAAGGACGCTCCTCTGGCAGCCCGAGCTCAGGCAAGGGCTTCTCTGCTCGGCTCGTCTCTGTAAGTCACTTTGGATCAAAGCATCTGCTAGTTAGAGGACAATATTTTCGGGGGGATTTGGCAGCTTTGGCGCAGTTCTCTGAGTCTTAACGGCAATTATTTCCAGATGACTTTCAACGTTCCCCTTGGGG contains these protein-coding regions:
- the LOC115398607 gene encoding junction-mediating and -regulatory protein-like — its product is MSFTMEDNLESGWVAVRPNAFEEKEKHKFVFIVAWNEVEGKFAITCHDRTVQRRSFGRDPPLDGDKTRWPESPVREKVFRSPGRGAAEAAAKGCSPKSKPAKAAKPGPEKSPASPVSPGTELVEPPEDQLSPSMDCLDLEELDTLSREDCSWAGLFSFQDLRAVHQQLCSVNSILEPCLPVFPEEPAGMWTVLFGPAEVPETEMDELCCRLQVYLGHALDTCGWKILSQVLFTENDDPDEYYESLSELRQSGYEEALSRETKHLQELLEKHRSMDSMVELLELYEEEDQAYGGLLEASTQLYQYLLQPFRDMRELAMLRRQQIKISMDNDYLGPRRIEALKKEDSDWQKKAQDAVLNIQEFTVKYFEITAKAQKGVYERMKVDQRKFGKSSWTAAVERMERLRYSVAKETLQLQRAREICLEQRKHTLREEMQSLCSGEDAMALLDHMETQYYELQLQLYDIQAEILQCEELLLTAQLDSIRRQMTERQDEVVYYDTFESADDITGDDTAEREELRRLQVSTRQLEARRGRITAKRSYLRNKREICVSNHTQKQQRRQARDSISHQVLQLKNEEEEDEERRSSRVSQERQRTLDRLRTFKQRYPGQVILKSTRLRAAHTRRRERGRGMEMSGVSERDEPVDSVCVQTQSQPLCLSTSVQTDPSPGSTLTTQPVTTLTVSLPPLPVPSPADSSCSPCSLSSLLVSPISPPPPPPPPPPLPAKEELSPSGSPGRHGQQVEGKGAGEELALSPLGPFIPRFFDSSQLVSARKKLRKTPEFDTHSRKVSSPMDEVLASLKRGSFHLRKVDQRSLPPTKGDDDPNSILAQIRKGVKLRRVPRKERKDLGELPASTDPLTRSIHEALRRIKEASPDSDSDDDGLAGHDWES